A window of Bacteroidota bacterium genomic DNA:
CCAGTGTTGCCATGAAATGCTGGCTCCGGCCCTCAACTTCCAGTGAGATCACATTTTTATCGGATACAACAATAGGTCTGACCGTCAGGTTGTGTGGTGCAATTGGTGTGATCACAAATGATTCGGATTGCGGAACAATGATGGGTCCGCCGCAACTCAGATTATATCCTGTTGAACCGGTAGGAGTGGAGATCATGATTCCATCGGCCCAGTAAGAATTCAGATATTCTCCGTTCAGATAAGTATGAATGGTGATCATACTTGAAGTCTCTTTCTTATGAATAGTAAATTCGTTAAGCGCAATATTTTCTCCTTCAAAAATCGGATGATTGGTTTCCAGACGAAGCAGCGTTCGTGCATCAATTGCATAGTGTCCTTTTGCAAGACTTTCAATTGCCATTTCAAGATTCTCTCTCGAAATAGAAGCTAAAAATCCTAGTCTGCCGGCATTAATTCCTACAACAGGAACATTCGATTCTTTGACAAGGAATATTGTATCAAGCAGAGTTCCATCGCCACCGATGCTAAAAAGAAAATCGGTATTACCCGAAAGATCTTTGCCGCTTTCAATGCACTCTACTGATAGTGGCAACTTAGCCTGAGTCCGCATGAAATCATAATATGGCTTATGCATGGATACAGTATGTCCACCTTTGATAAGTATGCTGATAATTCCTTCTGTGAGTTCGCCCTGACTACCGATACCGGGACGACCGTAAATACATATTTTCATGAAGTCTGATGACTGTGCATTTCTAAATTGGTGATGTAAAATGAAGAAAAAATCCTGATTCTCCTAATTTGTTACGGGAAAATTCAAGTCTGAAAATCATATCGTAATAAGTAACAAAATCTATACCTGCCCCATAACCATATTGCCAGCTATTATTCAGAAAGTTTGTCTCTTTGAATTGTGAATCACTGACATATCCGAAATCGGAAAAGAGATTCAGGTAGAACGCAAAAGGTATTGTTGCAAATTTATTAAGTGGAATAAATGATGCGTACACTTCTTTCTTTGGAAGCAATGTGAATTTTATTCCTGTTTTCATCAATGCAAAGTGCTCTCCGTCCATTACATAATATTCATAACCTCTTATAAAATCGCGACTGTAACCGAGACCTTTTGTAAAATAATATGGCATCTTAGATTGAAAAGAATATTTTGCACTCAGTCCGGCTCCGGCATGAAAACGTTTACTCAAAGGCCAGAAATGTTTATAATGAGTAACTGCATAAGAAAGATCTATATCATCATTCAGAAATCCCAGTCCGTTTTTTATTAATTCAATATCAAAATAATTTCCTTTCAAAGGATATACTGCAAGATCTCTGTGTTCAATTTTAAGAAAATATCGTAAAGTGGTATAATTTACTTCGTTACTACCTGCAAAATAATTCGGGTTCAGAGTAACAACTGTAT
This region includes:
- a CDS encoding NAD kinase; amino-acid sequence: MKICIYGRPGIGSQGELTEGIISILIKGGHTVSMHKPYYDFMRTQAKLPLSVECIESGKDLSGNTDFLFSIGGDGTLLDTIFLVKESNVPVVGINAGRLGFLASISRENLEMAIESLAKGHYAIDARTLLRLETNHPIFEGENIALNEFTIHKKETSSMITIHTYLNGEYLNSYWADGIMISTPTGSTGYNLSCGGPIIVPQSESFVITPIAPHNLTVRPIVVSDKNVISLEVEGRSQHFMATLDSRSATIDSSFQLAIRKEAFNINLVRLNSENFLNTLRKKLNWGLDTRN